The following are encoded together in the Bacteroidota bacterium genome:
- a CDS encoding BolA/IbaG family iron-sulfur metabolism protein: MNMKNSIETKLQSLRPQFLEVTNESYMHNVAEGSESHFKVTIVCDEFNGKMLLARHRMVNNILADELAHSIHALVLHTMTIEEWFEKHGSPNNSPPCLGSSKSK, encoded by the coding sequence ATGAATATGAAAAATTCAATCGAGACCAAACTCCAATCACTGCGACCACAGTTTTTGGAAGTAACCAATGAGAGCTACATGCACAATGTAGCGGAGGGGTCAGAATCCCATTTCAAGGTGACTATCGTTTGTGATGAATTTAATGGAAAAATGCTTTTAGCTCGTCATCGAATGGTCAACAACATCCTGGCGGATGAGCTTGCTCATTCTATTCATGCTCTCGTTCTACACACAATGACTATCGAAGAATGGTTTGAAAAGCACGGATCACCCAATAATTCTCCGCCATGCCTTGGCAGCTCAAAATCCAAATAA
- a CDS encoding glycerophosphodiester phosphodiesterase, producing the protein MKNLRWKSHSRVLFNFPVAAGIVVIIGVLIVSGLINESSRGKSLVQALGIPRLAVIAHRGASYLAPEETRPAFLMARELGADYLEFDIQRTKDGVLIALHDDDLSRTTNVAEVFPGREKDTIDNFTFAELQQLDAGSWFNRQNPDRARDSFKGLGILRLEDIIQIVESGSNRPGIYIETKAAQRFPGIERQLVETLAAHGWINGRKSQVPIRLIFQSFELDSLARLKELAPDIPRLLLVDEVMTSRVGWEGVLQQATEVGEGIGTWGYHWAYGSHWSLKDTPTRHIMTWPWYTREAHRAGLFVHAWTIDDRWEMWLVRVGGADGIFTNRAELALATYGRASSDDLNSLWNKIGY; encoded by the coding sequence ATGAAAAATCTCCGATGGAAATCGCACAGTCGTGTACTATTTAATTTTCCGGTTGCCGCTGGTATTGTAGTGATTATAGGCGTGCTGATCGTCTCCGGACTCATCAACGAGTCTTCCCGCGGAAAGTCACTGGTCCAGGCGTTAGGGATTCCTCGCCTTGCCGTCATTGCCCATCGTGGCGCTTCCTATCTCGCTCCGGAAGAAACGCGGCCGGCATTTCTGATGGCCCGCGAACTCGGCGCTGACTACCTTGAGTTTGACATTCAGCGCACCAAAGACGGTGTGCTCATTGCCTTGCACGATGATGATCTCTCCCGGACTACTAACGTTGCTGAGGTCTTTCCGGGTCGTGAGAAAGACACGATCGACAACTTTACGTTCGCTGAATTGCAGCAGCTCGATGCAGGATCCTGGTTCAACCGCCAGAATCCGGACCGGGCCCGCGATTCCTTTAAGGGCCTCGGCATTCTGCGGCTCGAGGATATCATCCAAATCGTTGAGTCCGGCTCGAATCGTCCTGGGATCTATATCGAAACCAAGGCGGCGCAGCGCTTCCCGGGGATCGAGCGGCAACTCGTTGAAACCCTTGCCGCTCACGGGTGGATCAATGGTAGAAAATCCCAGGTCCCGATCCGGCTGATCTTTCAGTCATTTGAACTGGACAGTCTCGCCCGATTGAAGGAGCTGGCTCCCGATATCCCGCGACTGCTGCTTGTCGATGAAGTCATGACGAGCAGGGTTGGCTGGGAAGGTGTCTTGCAACAGGCGACAGAAGTCGGTGAAGGAATCGGGACGTGGGGATATCATTGGGCGTATGGTTCGCATTGGTCGCTCAAGGATACGCCCACCCGGCATATCATGACCTGGCCCTGGTATACGCGCGAAGCGCATCGGGCCGGATTGTTTGTGCATGCCTGGACGATCGACGATCGTTGGGAAATGTGGCTGGTGCGGGTTGGCGGTGCTGACGGTATCTTCACTAATCGAGCGGAGCTCGCTCTGGCTACTTATGGCCGGGCTAGCTCCGACGATCTCAATAGCCTCTGGAATAAGATCGGTTATTAG
- a CDS encoding bacterioferritin, giving the protein MNEKFDKSAVLNCLSKILELELAGVVRYTHYAFMIYGYNRIPIVSWLQEQADESLVHAREAGEMITYLGEHPSLAIGPLLETHQHDIGDILRESLEHERAALAVYKELLSLVDDKFVMLEEYARRMIAAEEMHQGDVDKMLRRPGAVETFSETKKG; this is encoded by the coding sequence ATGAACGAGAAATTTGACAAATCAGCTGTGCTGAACTGCCTCAGTAAGATCCTTGAACTTGAGTTGGCTGGTGTGGTGCGTTACACCCACTATGCTTTCATGATCTATGGTTACAATCGTATTCCAATTGTTTCGTGGTTGCAGGAACAGGCTGATGAATCCTTAGTTCATGCTCGAGAGGCAGGCGAAATGATCACTTACCTGGGTGAGCATCCATCCTTGGCAATTGGTCCTTTGCTGGAAACACATCAGCATGACATTGGCGACATACTGCGAGAGTCTCTGGAACATGAGCGTGCGGCGCTGGCGGTTTACAAAGAATTGTTGTCCCTTGTCGATGATAAGTTCGTGATGCTTGAAGAGTATGCGCGCCGGATGATCGCTGCAGAAGAGATGCACCAGGGTGATGTGGATAAAATGCTGCGTCGGCCGGGTGCTGTGGAAACTTTCTCAGAGACGAAAAAGGGTTAG